A single genomic interval of Lathyrus oleraceus cultivar Zhongwan6 chromosome 7, CAAS_Psat_ZW6_1.0, whole genome shotgun sequence harbors:
- the LOC127101632 gene encoding heterogeneous nuclear ribonucleoprotein Q translates to MEEEIEYEEVEEEEEVEEIEEEVEEEEEDPEEVEEEEEEEEEEEEEEEEEVEGDTVPTQNIDDDEKKKHAELLSLPPHKSEVYIGGIPLDAVTEDLKDFCQRIGEVVQVRIMKGKDSSENKGFAFVLFKNVELASRAIDELNNTEFKGKKIRCSTSQAKSRLFIGNIPRSWGDNDLKKVVSEIGPGVTAVELVKDMKNIINNRGFAFIDYYNNACAEYSRQKMMNPTFKLGDNSPTVSWADPKNADSSASSQVKAVYVKNLPKNVTQEQLKQLFEHHGKITKVVLPPPKSGQEKNRIGFVHFAERSNAMKALKNTERYELDGRMLECSLAKPQADQKAVVTNTLNQGLLPSYPPHIGYGLVGNPYGALGAGYGAPGLAQPLMYGPGQTPAGMAMMPMLLADGRIGYVLQQPGLPPQTPPSHQRGGRSSGSGSSGGSGSRNTGSSSKGRHNNDNGHGRRYHPY, encoded by the exons ATGGAAGAAGAGATTGAATATGAAGAAGTAGAAGAAGAGGAGGAAGTGGAAGAAATAGAAGAGGAGGTGGAAGAAGAAGAGGAGGACCCAGAGGAGGTAGAggaagaggaagaagaggaagaggaggaagaggaggaggaggaggaggaagtgGAAGGAGACACCGTGCCAACCCAAAACATTGATGATGATGAGAAGAAGAAACATGCTGAACTTCTTTCTCTTCCTCCTCACAAGTCTGAAGTTTACATAGGTGGCATTCCTCTTGATGCTGTAACGGAAGATTTGAAAGATTTTTGTCAGCGTATTGGGGAAGTTGTACAG GTTCGAATAATGAAAGGAAAAGATTCTTCGGAGAATAAGGGTTTTGCTTTTGTGCTTTTTAAGAATGTAGAACTGGCTTCTAGAGCCATTGATGAGCTGAATAATACTGAATTTAAG GGTAAAAAAATAAGATGTTCTACATCTCAAGCAAAAAGTCGTCTTTTTATTGGCAATATTCCTAGAAGCTGGGGCGATAACGATCTAAAAAAGGTTGTGAGTGAGATAGGACCTGGTGTTACCGCTGTTGAATTAGTCAAG GATATGAAGAACATTATCAATAACCGCGGTTTTGCTTTTATTGACTATTATAATAATGCATGTGCTGAATATTCAAGGCAAAAGATGATGAACCCAACATTTAAGCTTGGTGACAACTCCCCAACAGTGAGCTGGGCTGACCCGAAAAATGCTGATTCCTCTGCTTCATCTCAG GTAAAGGCAGTATATGTGAAGAACCTTCCTAAGAATGTAACTCAAGAGCAGTTGAAGCAGCTTTTTGAACACCATGGGAAGATCACAAAGGTGGTTCTTCCACCACCAAAATCTGGTCAGGAAAAGAACAGAATCGGCTTTGTTCATTTTGCAGAGCGATCAAATGCTATGAAAGCACTAAAGAATACTGAAAGATATGAATTAGATG GTCGAATGTTAGAGTGTTCTCTAGCAAAGCCACAGGCTGATCAGAAGGCTGTAGTAACAAATACACTGAATCAAGGATTGCTTCCAAGTTATCCACCACATATTGGTTATGGTTTGGTTGGTAATCCCTATGGTGCACTTGGTGCTGGATATGGTGCTCCTGGTCTTGCACAG CCTTTGATGTATGGACCCGGTCAAACTCCCGCTGGAATGGCCATGATGCCGATGCTTCTGGCTGATGGACGCATTGGATATGTCTT GCAACAGCCAGGATTGCCTCCACAAACCCCGCCTTCACATCAAAGAGGTGGCAGGAGTAGTGGCAGCGGCAGTAGTGGTGGGAGTGGCAGCAGGAATACGGGCAGTTCAAGTAAGGGAAGGCACAACAATGATAATGGTCATGGGCGAAGATACCACCCTTATTAG
- the LOC127101634 gene encoding pentatricopeptide repeat-containing protein At4g01400, mitochondrial, which yields MHRSFTVLSKNLRTIASNGVFSSSSSSSLQHQFHSSSSSSPIGSPTRVQKLIASQSDPLLAKEIFDYASLQPNFRHNYSTYLILILKFGRSKHFSLLDDLLRRLKSESQPITPTLFSYLIKIYGEANLPDKALNTFYTMLQFNIRPLTKHLNRILEILVSRRNYVRPAFDLFKDAHRHGVAPDTRSYNILMRAFCLNGDISIAYTLFNKMFKRDVVPDIESYRILMQALCRKSQVNGAVDLLEDMLNKGFVPDSLTYTTLLNSLCRKKKLREAYKLLCRMKVKGCNPDIVHYNTVILGFCREGRARDACKVIDDMRPNGCLPNLVSYRTLVNGLCHLGMFDEARQYVEEMLSKGFSPHFAVIHALVNGFCNVGRVEEACGVLTSSLDHGEAPHKDTWMIVVPQICEVEEEDVRIGGVLEEVLKIEIKGDTRIVDAGIGLEDYLIRKIRAKARQF from the coding sequence ATGCACCGATCGTTTACAGTGTTATCAAAAAATCTAAGAACCATTGCTTCAAATGGCGTATtctcatcatcttcttcttcttcactgCAACACCAAttccattcttcttcttcttcttctccaatCGGTTCTCCAACCAGAGTCCAGAAACTCATTGCTTCCCAATCAGACCCTCTTCTCGCCAAAGAAATCTTCGATTACGCTTCTCTCCAACCCAATTTCCGCCACAACTACTCCACCTACCTCATTCTCATTCTCAAATTCGGTCGCTCCAAACATTTCTCTCTCCTCGACGATCTGCTCCGTCGCCTCAAATCCGAATCCCAACCCATTACCCCCACCCTCTTCTCTTACCTAATCAAAATCTACGGCGAAGCCAATTTACCTGACAAAGCCCTCAACACATTCTACACCATGCTTCAATTCAATATCAGACCTTTAACCAAACACCTTAACCGCATTCTTGAGATTCTCGTTTCTCGCCGGAATTATGTTCGACCCGCTTTCGATCTCTTTAAGGATGCTCATAGACATGGTGTGGCTCCTGATACTAGATCGTATAACATTCTCATGCGGGCTTTTTGTCTTAATGGTGACATCAGTATTGCATACACACTGTTTAACAAAATGTTTAAGAGAGATGTTGTTCCTGATATTGAGTCTTATAGGATTTTGATGCAAGCTTTGTGTAGGAAGAGTCAAGTTAATGGAGCTGTTGATCTTTTGGAGGATATGTTGAATAAAGGGTTTGTTCCTGATTCTTTGACTTATACTACTTTGTTGAATAGTTTGTGTAGGAAGAAGAAGCTTAGGGAAGCTTATAAGCTTCTTTGTAGGATGAAGGTTAAAGGGTGTAATCCTGATATAGTTCATTACAATACGGTTATATTAGGGTTTTGTAGAGAAGGGCGAGCTCGTGATGCTTGCAAGGTTATCGATGATATGCGGCCGAATGGGTGTTTGCCGAATTTGGTTTCTTATAGGACTTTGGTAAATGGTTTGTGTCATTTGGGAATGTTTGATGAGGCAAGGCAGTATGTGGAGGAAATGCTTTCCAAAGGTTTTTCTCCACACTTTGCTGTCATCCATGCTTTGGTGAATGGTTTTTGCAATGTTGGTAGGGTTGAGGAAGCCTGTGGAGTTCTCACGAGTTCGCTAGACCATGGGGAAGCTCCTCATAAGGATACTTGGATGATTGTGGTACCTCAAATATGTGAAGTGGAGGAGGAGGATGTGAGAATTGGTGGTGTTTTGGAGGAAGTTCTTAAGATTGAAATCAAAGGTGATACTAGAATTGTGGATGCTGGCATTGGTTTGGAAGACTACTTGATTAGGAAGATACGGGCTAAGGCGCGACAGTTTTAA
- the LOC127101631 gene encoding pentatricopeptide repeat-containing protein At4g01400, mitochondrial produces MFNPPTHRFATRRQTIASLIHSFTHSLCCQLSEKTMHRSFTVLSKNLRTIASNGVFSSSSSSLQHQFHSSSSSSPIGSPTRVRKLIASQSDPLLAKEIFDYASLQPNFRHNYSTYLILILKFGRSKHFSLLDDLLRRLKSESQPITPTLFSYLIKIYGEANLPDKALNTFYTMLQFNIRPLTKHLNRILEILVSRRNYVRPAFDLFKDAHRHGVAPDTRSYNILMRAFCLNGDISIAYTLLNKMFKRDVVPDIESYRILMQALCRKSQVNGAVDLLEDMLNKGFVPDSLTYTTLLNSLCRKKKLREAYKLLCRMKVKGCNPDIVHYNTVILGFCREGRARDACKVIDDMRPNGCLPNLVSYRTLVNGLCHLGMFDEARQYVEEMLSKGFSPHFAVIHALVNGFCNVGRVEEACGVLTSSLDHGEAPHKDTWMIVVPQICEVEEEDVRIGGVLEEVLKIEIKGDTRIVDAGIGLEDYLIRKIRAKARQF; encoded by the coding sequence ATGTTTAACCCACCCACCCACAGATTCGCTACTCGCCGCCAAACCATTGCTTCACTCATTCACTCATTCACTCATTCACTCTGTTGTCAGTTATCTGAAAAAACGATGCACCGATCGTTTACAGTGTTATCAAAAAATCTAAGAACCATTGCTTCAAATGGCGTATtctcatcatcttcttcttcactGCAACACCAAttccattcttcttcttcttcttctccaatCGGTTCTCCAACCAGAGTCCGGAAACTCATTGCTTCCCAATCAGACCCTCTTCTCGCCAAAGAAATCTTCGATTACGCTTCTCTCCAACCCAATTTCCGCCACAACTACTCCACCTACCTCATTCTCATTCTCAAATTCGGTCGCTCCAAACATTTCTCTCTCCTCGACGATCTGCTCCGTCGCCTCAAATCCGAATCCCAACCCATTACCCCCACCCTCTTCTCTTACCTAATCAAAATCTACGGCGAAGCCAATTTACCTGACAAAGCCCTCAACACATTCTACACCATGCTTCAATTCAATATCAGACCTTTAACCAAACACCTTAACCGCATTCTTGAGATTCTCGTTTCTCGCCGGAATTATGTTCGACCCGCTTTCGATCTCTTTAAGGATGCTCATAGACATGGTGTGGCTCCTGATACTAGATCGTATAACATTCTCATGCGGGCTTTTTGTCTTAATGGTGACATCAGTATTGCATACACACTGCTTAACAAAATGTTTAAGAGAGATGTTGTTCCTGATATTGAGTCTTATAGGATTTTGATGCAAGCTTTGTGTAGGAAGAGTCAAGTTAATGGAGCTGTTGATCTTTTGGAGGATATGTTGAATAAAGGGTTTGTTCCTGATTCTTTGACTTATACTACTTTGTTGAATAGTTTGTGTAGGAAGAAGAAGCTTAGGGAAGCTTATAAGCTTCTTTGTAGGATGAAGGTTAAAGGGTGTAATCCTGATATAGTTCATTACAATACGGTTATATTAGGGTTTTGTAGAGAAGGGCGAGCTCGTGATGCTTGCAAGGTTATCGATGATATGCGGCCGAATGGGTGTTTGCCGAATTTGGTTTCTTATAGGACTTTGGTAAATGGTTTGTGTCATTTGGGAATGTTTGATGAGGCAAGGCAGTATGTGGAGGAAATGCTTTCCAAAGGTTTTTCTCCACACTTTGCTGTCATCCATGCTTTGGTGAATGGTTTTTGCAATGTTGGTAGGGTTGAGGAAGCCTGTGGAGTTCTCACGAGTTCGCTAGACCATGGGGAAGCTCCTCATAAGGATACTTGGATGATTGTGGTACCTCAAATATGTGAAGTGGAGGAGGAGGATGTGAGAATTGGTGGTGTTTTGGAGGAAGTTCTTAAGATTGAAATCAAAGGTGATACTAGAATTGTGGATGCTGGCATTGGTTTGGAAGACTACTTGATTAGGAAGATACGGGCTAAGGCGCGACAGTTTTAA